A segment of the Lolium perenne isolate Kyuss_39 chromosome 3, Kyuss_2.0, whole genome shotgun sequence genome:
ATTTCCGAAAACTCTAGCATTGCGCATTTTCCATCCGAGAAAGTAGTTTGTTAGGTTAGCAACCAATGCAAACTGAGATCCAGCCTAACATAGTACGTGAAGATTCTCTTTTACGCTGAGATCTCTGAAGCTACTTACTGAATGTGTGCACTCGGCCAGTGTACCTCTGGTGTGAGCCCCGGCTGGCAACCGCCCTCTGTTATTACGCTTGCATCAGCAATTCCATCATTTCCCGCCTCCTTATCCCATACTGCACATACGACCTTTATATATAGCCGTCAGCTTCCACCCAACTGGATCATAACTCGGGTTTTCCCTCGATCGTACGTGTGATCATCCACCGACGACAGATCAGATAAGCCACATACAACACCGAGGCGTACACTCATGGCGAAGTTCACTCTCGGGCACCACCGCGAGGTCACCGAGGCCGGCTGCGTCCGCGCCGTGCTCGCCGAGGCCGTCCTCACCTTCCTCTTCGTCTTCTCCGGCGTCGGCTCCGCCATGGCCGCCGGTACGTACGCATGTACAGTGATACATGGAAACGATGTCCATGCTTGCATGTGTTCGATCTGAGAACGTGAAACTATGTACGTGCGGTGCGTACATGTGTTTGCAGGTAGGTTGTCCGGCGGTACCGACACGATCATGGGCCTGACGGCGGTGGCACTGGCGCACACGATGGCGGTGGCAGTGATGGTGTCGGCGGGGCTCCACGTCTCCGGCGGCCACATCAACCCGGCAGTCACGCTCGGGCTCGCCGCGGGCGGCCACATCACCCTCTTCCGCTCCGCGCTCTACGTGCCCGCGCAGCTGCTCGGTTCCTCCCTCGCCtgcctgctcctctccttcctcaCCGGCGGCGGGGCGGCGCTGCCCGTGCACGCGCTGGCCGCCGGGGTGGGCGCGGCGCAGGGGGTGCTCTGGGAGGCCGTGCTCACCTTCTCGCTGCTCTTCACGGTGTACGCCACCGTCGTGGACCCGCGCCGGAGTGTGGGCAACCTCGGCCCGCTGCTGGTGGGCCTGGTCGTCGGCGCCAACGTGCTCGCCGGCGGGCCGTTCTCCGGCGCGTCCATGAACCCGGCACGCTCCTTTGGGCCCGCGCTCGCCTCCGGGGTGTGGGCTGGGCACTGGGTGTACTGGGTTGGCCCCATGATCGGTGGGCTGCTCGCTGGGCTGGTCTACGAGGGGTTGTTCATGGTCCGGGCCGGCCATCTACCGCTTCCAAGGGATGACGCTGGGTTTTAAACCTGAAACAGGCTCATGCTagatcctcaaaaaaaaaaaaagatcataaaaaagcGCTCATGCTAAATAAATTAGTGCACTATCTTATTATGTGAAACAAGAAATGTTCTATATAGCAAGGGCGATGTGCTTCCCAAGTCCATTAATTAAAATCATAAACGACTAAGTAGAAATATAAAAAATCTCAGGAAGGATATTAGTAAGAACGACATTTTGCAATGTATTGAAAGATCAAGAGACATCTTGGTTGATTCCACGCTTAATCATCTCCTTATGCACACATTTTTTTTGAAAGATATCAATATAATCATTTCCTCGTGGCATACGCACAGTAATCGGTCTCTAATCTCCATTGGATATTTTCACTTGACATTCACCCTTACAATTTAGGTTCTAGACTTGGGCAAAATACTCATAGCAGGCGTCTCATGTACGTCGTGTGAAACACATGAAAGGAGTGCAAAGTTCATATTTTCACCTTTCTTACCTTCTACGACATAAAAACTAGCAAGCCCTCTCTCACCGGACGGGCGCATTGTGTAAGGCAGCACTCGCCCGTTATCATGTACACACCCATACTCACATGCACTCACGCACTAGTCCACCATGGACAAATAGACCCGACATTTCCTATATTTTCCACCCCACTTGCCATCAAAATGATAGTCTTGGTCATTTATGGGTCCTAGTATATAAATAGTCTCCACCAATATGTAACTCATACACTTTGAGTTGAACAAAATTGGGGATGGTTGTGAATGGGGGATGCTAGAGCTCCAAGACTCGTTGGCAATCTACGGTTGAGCCCGATAAGTCTCAAACATCTTGGATCGATCGACGTCAGTATAGGAGGGAGCATTGAGGTGACCTTGGCGGGAAGTCTCTCGAGACACAGTTCACTGGCGAAGCTTTTAGCACAGATCTCTCATAAGATACGATTAATTACCCTTTCAACTAGGTGTTAGAATCTGTTCATAAAATGCCGATGTGCAAACCAGTTTTCAGGAATATCTTGATTTTCTTGGATCCTTTTCATATATTATAGTAGTAAGTATTGTTATAAGTCTATATTTTGTGAACTCAGGGAGAAGGTACAATTTTGTGCATAGATAGTCAAAGTCTGTGTGGTGACcctacataccactgcatgttgtagtatgctagtcgttgatataacattcacgaagtaccattccgcaaatgttacatccctcagagtagtacaacagaacatagcgggtccataactcattcacatattattacaagtaacatacacatatcgtctcggagctcctcttgggtcctaagaggatcactcctgggttcgaggcgaacccaacttaacttacaatacaagagtctcattaaactaaacatttattccatcgagcagctaaatactaagagttcgggctgctcggttactactactcatcagatatctctaggcttgttctcctccggaagcctccccggatccgtagacaatgagatagtctacgccttccactcctcctgagaggtctggttcctcgtagccgatgatctcggctccttcattgctgtcgtagtcctcctccagacgattcagacaatctaagcatgggatttaagagtggtatgagtacgagcgtactcaacaagttcattatagataagaggtgtttaatgcactagctacgatattagaccagaaagtctaataccaatgcaagttttgataaacattttttcaagagattgcttttatttcaaagagctatgtccgtcagccttcaccggtttactagaacttcatggagctcctttccggccgcgttcgcagttcctcatcccggaacagggagtgacaggtcacagttctttacactctgcagaggtgtgttgctttacccataagagatcttaaccttggtgccaaccgggcagctttcccatccacacttcctttggtgtgaggcccggtataaggtctagccaatcatgttcctccactacctcgaacacccaccctttgttgcatgccccgaccctgggtccacgccggtcccattattcccgtaatttcagggtggaccccgaccacgacgacagtgctgggctctaccatacactcctacgccggtagcttcaacccatcatagaccgcattaccgtggagaattagaatgggatccccaccctccggttgttccgcaagacacaactgctacggcaagcaatgctttaccgtggggaattagaatgggatccccaccctccggttgttccgccagacacaactgctacggtaagcgcatccgttgatgaacgagaggtggaaacacttttgactactccatcccactccggatcttatggttaacacgggtattacggcacaagaatcactggcgacatttgttgtttaatcctagctggatataaacccgtgcaatggaacctccaccatatcaacacaatccatggttccattgcccaccacatagtcatattcatagttatgaaagtagtggttttgatttttgtgcaatagtgataaccataatactttgcaagtaatttgataaaaatactcaaatgacatgagcaagtgatgaacttgcctgaacactgcaaagttttgcagttggaaggtgtggactgacccttgtcctctggttctgaaaaatagcatcattgtccgataagggcaatggttaaagaagcagttatgcatgattccagttttagggtttgtttcccccttccgatgttgttattatatcatgtaagaggttaatactaagaataatttgaggatacttgatttcaagtaaaatacaaccttgaaatgttgtcaaggtgtttttaaagtccaaatacattaatggacttattttcattatagaaaattaggtgtgtgatttaaatgattatttaaatcatcaaaataggacttattcttaattgtcttcaaaaattctctttgatattttatttaaatagagaattttatgctgatcctttttcatatttttaagttatttttaagagcttttaataattttctattgaatttcaaaatttcatgtttttattgaattattaaaagtcctttttgcccctgggcccacctgtcagggtggcccagtgggttgggctaaaccagctcgggtccgaccgacccgagcggtcgctcactcgcccaccacctcgcgccgtctcgacctaaccctaatccccaatcTCGCTCTGGCGACTTCGTCGCCCGcatcgtcgccggccgattccggcgatctccggccgccatggccctcgccatggggcgcatctgcaccgccacgcgacggcgcaccagatccacgGCGTCGATCTGGTTCTTAGCCGCCCCATCGCCGATTCCCCTTTCGTTTGACCGCACGGTGGTGCGGTGCTCACCGGCGCCTcaggcgtgatggcgccgccgggcCTTCGCCGCCGAGGTGCGGAGCGCTGCGGCGCTCGTCGGGCCTggcatggcctggccaggtgccgccgtgccttcggcgcgcgccgccgtggccgccacggcCACGCTTGCCGTCTGCTCGCTCCAGGTACATGCGCCGCCTTCCTCTTACCCTCTGTgcttgttcttccttctcttctatGTGCTCTGGCCATGGCTCTCCTCCCTGTGGAGGTCTGCCATGCTGTTGTTGCTGCTCTGCTGAGCTTAGCTCACTGCTGCTACGTATGCTGCTTGCTGTGTTGCAATTGCAATGCTTGATCATGCTGTTCATGATACTGCTGTGAATTTGCCATGGATTCTGGCTACTGTGCTATGCTATTGTGCTCTATAACTTGCTGTTgtaactcatgagctcttgctcatgagcatactgtgatgctttgcttgattcaGTTATTACTGCTGTTGCTATCTTGCTTctgcctctcctgtgtgtgcaattacttctccctggcttgatcataatgcatgatccttgcctttggcaagtacCAGTGTTCCTGGTGTGCTATCTCTGTGCTTTAAATCATGATCATGCTCATTTGAGCATTGTTATTGACttggcagctccatcccttgatggagtgcttctggatacaattataaaagtgattatgtgctagtctgtaatacaaatgttgcttatctgtggctgtgcaattcatagaattcatgtgGGATTCCAGTGTTTGATTCTAGCCTGCCCTGGCATTCTTTAGCAGGCCctgatgatcaaatgatcatcacttgcttgttgcctgtgccttactgATGCTTCACCTGGTGTCTGAGTGACACTTgtacttgtgctggtgtgtgttgatgcttactcaagcatcatctgatgcttgcggtgagccattggttcactgacaagatgttggtgctttagttactttactgtttcatttatctgtaattccttgctttattagatagataaatgatgtgaactgtttagcagtaatgatcatatggatgaatttgatgtagctagagggatgccaaccactggttgggtaccctagctcatactgaatcccctggataatgatgtgatgctttggtgaatttcttaagtggataggtagctgttgtgaccctagcagtgcTCTGTCgcttagaaatggttgctcctacctgtgttggcttgctgtgatttgggaaatatctcactggaagaatccttgtggtttttccagttccctttgatgttgataaacatgaatagacacttgatagtctatctgtctgatggtgtagtggctataggtgctaagtgaaaCTGACTAGCTAAATAGgatcatcccttgttggatttctttgattatgtcactggtttggcatagccaatgttcccagggtgcctTCCTATTTGTTTCTCTCTGGTtttcttgcaccaatttggccagtagccatatgatgactcacatatagggtttctacccttgtggTGTGTTTGAGATCATGTTCTgtaatttatgaacaaaaccatctggtttgttcatgttaatgtgtatacctcactccagctcctagaaatagtgtgttggtgtagaggttttgcttctggtggttgatttgacttgccctgctcctccttgtaagcttgctgcttgatctactccatggtttactTCTCAACAGAAAACAGTTCCTTTcttgagctgttcctggatgagggttatggctatgtgttcttcctgttctaagtgttcttgttctctgatgacttaccaagttgcctgccgatgaatgagctagggtttgcttctgaaaagcttatatgtggtgctcccttgctctccctggtcgatagctcttgcttgtcactttggtgactcactgtgtgtgtgctgcatgcacacagccctgtgagcaggctgtgtgtgtgtgtaggcatgtgctgtgcacctggacctggaacttggctgtggcatggatcagctcagcagcttgatcatatccccttcatttcctttatttgttaacctgccaagtggctttgccacttggcttaatgctggttttgctttgatttgtgcagggaatcaacaattgatcaaaaatggacatggagttcatcacatccaagatcaagtgaagatgatcttgtagtatttagactagggtcattacttgtacttttctttttattctcttttattttttttcaatttcaccaattcttgtaatgtgttgtaattcatttattttctcttatgaatattgtaatgacgatgtaaattgtgtgatgatcaataaagctcaaagttttccctaatgagctttactttattataattgttcattttgtttattattgattatttacttaatgaatttcctcacaattgaattatttagggtaattatttaatgtttgaatttgaaattcaaattcatcatTGGTTTGAATTTAACCATGACACTTCATTTAGAATTTAATAATGCAaattctcccctctcttctcaaaaccctaaagtagtgaagtgagatgcaagtttgtcgcactctcgaaaccctaaccctgtaaggtgtcgagagagaaacttgtcccccttcgatgcagtttttgtttaaaaacgcgaaatttccccagaatttactatgcaatgcacatccctttctaaaatctacccctcgatcatctctaaacctgggacattacagcctttcccccttaaagaaaacttcgtcccgaagttgtggttgtaatacctgaacagctcggggtatgttttcctcaggtcttcctctttttcccaggtggcttccctctcggggtgatgcttccattatatcttgcaatacttgatagctttatttctgagttgtttccagctctcctcgagaatcttggctggcttctcgatgtatgttaagtctggttgtaactcgagctcatcatgtgatattggttcatctggggttttcaagcatttccggagttgtgacacatggaatacattgtgaacttgagctaaccttcccggtagatccaattcaaaggctaaacctcgattctgactcagtatcttgaaaggtcctatatatctaggactgagctttccttttactccaaacctctggagtcctttcatcgggcttaccttaagataaaccatgtctccaacttgtggttcccatgtccttctcttctgatcggcataactcttttgccgactttgggctatcttgagcctgtctctgataatgtcaatgatttgttgtttttccttgacataatcagggttgaactccttgcttgctccggcttcataccaacatattggtgatctacacttccttccatacagagcttcaaatggtgccatcttgatgctgctttggtatctattgttatatgaaaactctgctagtggtaagtgttcttcccatgatcctccaaagtctagggcacaagccctaagcatatcttctaaaatctggttggttctctcggtttgtccaccggtctggggatgataagcggtactatagtccaacttggatcctaaagcttcgtgtagttgcttccagaatgctgatgtgaacacggatcctcgatccgatacgatcttcttaggcactccatgcttactcacgatctctttgatgtaaagatcgatgagtttctctcctttatcctgctggtttaccgctaaaaagtgggcgctcttcgtcaaccggtccacgattacccatatcatgtccttctttttattggtcatgggtagtccggtgatgaaatccatccctatttcctcctatttccactctggaataggtaaaggttgtaacttccctgccggactctggtgttcagccttcactcgctggcaggtatggcattctgccacatattgtgctatttctctcttcatattattccaccagaatagttcctttagatccatgtacatctttgtacttcccggatgtatggaatatggtgtttgatgagcttcccggagtattacctccttaatttcagcaatatccggaacgcaaattcttttctggaaccataaagatccagattctcctcggtgaaattctgatggtcttccctcatctattcttctcatctcttctacaatgaatggatcgtccaactgacccatcattatctcattcttcaggttgacattaagctcatcggctacttgcaacgccgataatccttcatgggcttctttctcccaaagttgtatttgggcttggcttatttccttcctcaactccggtgatatttcttgttccactcctccggtactcttcctactcagggcatctgctacaacattagccttccctggtgtgtaattgattgtcagatcataatccttgatcaattctagccatcttttctgcctcatgttgagttccttctgagtgaagaaatatttgaggcttttatggtctgtatagagctcacacttcgctccatagagaaaatgtctccaagttttgagtgcaaatacgacagctgctaattccaagtcatgtgttggataattcacttcatgaggtctgagttgcctcgatccataggatatcactttccgatcttgcatgagtacgcaacccaatccatgcttggatgcgtcacagtacacggtgtagtccttgccaacttcaggaaccgctaacaccggtgctgttgtgagtttctccttcagagttggaaaactcttctcacactcctctgaccacacgaatggtgtgttcttccttaacagctttgtcataggtcctgctatcttagagaatccttcaatgaatctccgataatagcctgccattcctaggaatcctcggatttccttgacagtcttgggtgcttcccattctagaactgctgctaccttactcgggttaacaactattccatctttactaatgacatgaccaagaaattccacttgatctagccaaaattcacacttactaagtttggcatagagttgatgttcccttagtgtttgcaacaccaacctcaaatgttcagcatgttcggacttgttcttggaatatatcaagatatcatcgataaatacgatgacaaacttgtctagatatggcatgaatatcttattcatgagattcatgaatattgctggggcattggtcaatccaaaaggtactacaaggtattcatgatgtccataccttgagacaaaggcagttttcggaacgtcttccttcttgatctttatctggtgataaccggatcttagatcaatcttggaaaagactcccgcgcctctcacttgatcaaatagatcttgtattcttggaagtggatacttgttcttgattgtgacgttgttcgattcaccgtagtctccgcacatccttcttcctccatctcttttatccacgaagatcacaggtgatccccatggtgaaacactctcctgaatgaaacccttttgttccaagtcatccagttgctccttaagttctttcaactccttgggccccatcttatatggtgccttggcaatcggagttgttcctggaattaggtcgatagtgaattgtaTCTCCctttctggtggcataccaggtaattccgcaggaaacacatcctggaattcatttactacaggtatatcctctaacttcacctccttcatgctattcagctgtaactcaacttcaatctgcgtatgtttgtcgccttggtagatcattctacttccatcggggcttttcaaagacaccgtcttgtttacacagtcgatcaatgctccattagcttccaaccagttcataccaagaatgacatcaatgtccttcattggtaaaatgaacaggtttgcgtcaaacgcgcacttattgatcataatgacttgtttttgtttggcatgggttactactatcgttccccccgcagaaagtatggttatgggtgtatctaacttagtgcaactaatcccatgtttgatgatgaattgttgagatatgaatgatgtagttgcaccagtatcaaaaagtactttgccaggatgagtgagtatctggagcgtacctatcaccgcctggtcagagttgaccacctcctccagactggtacagttcagcttgccgaagggcttcttattcttccagttgcctccggtgtttcc
Coding sequences within it:
- the LOC127342033 gene encoding aquaporin TIP4-4 — translated: MAKFTLGHHREVTEAGCVRAVLAEAVLTFLFVFSGVGSAMAAGRLSGGTDTIMGLTAVALAHTMAVAVMVSAGLHVSGGHINPAVTLGLAAGGHITLFRSALYVPAQLLGSSLACLLLSFLTGGGAALPVHALAAGVGAAQGVLWEAVLTFSLLFTVYATVVDPRRSVGNLGPLLVGLVVGANVLAGGPFSGASMNPARSFGPALASGVWAGHWVYWVGPMIGGLLAGLVYEGLFMVRAGHLPLPRDDAGF